Proteins from a single region of Halichoerus grypus chromosome 13, mHalGry1.hap1.1, whole genome shotgun sequence:
- the LOC118528647 gene encoding uncharacterized protein LOC118528647 isoform X1 encodes MATRVRTAAIWVPPLQEQENSCNRARELQGQESILGQGTPDHRLLPGGPWQRHKNHRTEQVLEWLFISQEQPKTTQSRGPLSFVDVFVDFTWEEWQLLDPTQKHLYRSVMLENYSNLVSLGYQDSKPDIIFKLEQEELWMMQAQIPSQGHPEKVGEIDDHTEWHQENQGKLESVAKGYECPTFGKLCLLTTNYVSSRQKLHKYITRGMSFKYNIDFNSNYAGKNSKEFRAYRESFHHSKHEQTVIGIKYGESNECGKTVNKKSQLICQQMYIGGKPFECSFCGKTFSSKSYLAVHQRTHVEEKPYKCKGCGKDFSSKSYLTVHQRTHTGEKLHECSECGKSFSFNSQLVIHQRIHTGENPYECCECGKVFSRKDQLVSHQRTHSGQKPYGCNECGKAFGLKSQLIIHQRIHTGEKPFECSECQKAFNTKSNLMVHQRTHTGEKPYGCSECGKAFTFKSQLIVHQGVHTGVKPYGCIQCGKAFSLKSQLIVHQRSHTGMKPYVCSECGKAFRSKSYLIIHMRTHTGEKLHECSDCGKAFSFNSQLIIHQRIHTGESPYECHDCGKAFSRKYQLISHQRTHAGEKPYECSDCGKTFGLKSQLIIHQRTHTGEKPFECSDCSKAFNTKSNLIVHQRTHTGEKPYGCSECGKAFTFKSQLIVHQGAHTGVKPYGCNQCGKAFSLKSQLIVHQRSHTGVKPYGCSECGKAFRSKSYLIIHMRTHTGEKPHECNECGKSFSFNSQLIVHQRIHTGENPYECSECGKAFNRKDQLISHQRTHAGEKPYGCSDCGKAFSSKSYLIIHMRTHSGEKPYECNKCGKAFIWKSLLIVHERTHAGESPYKCSQCEKSFSGKLRLIVHQRMHTREKPYECSECEKAFIRKSQLIVHQRTHSGEKPYGCNECGKTFSQKSILSAHQRTHTGEKPCKCTECGKAFCWKSQLIMHQRTHADEKRLDELNVRNFLPKVNS; translated from the exons TTTCCCAGGAGCAGCCAAAAACCACCCAGTCTCGG GGACCATTGTCATTCGTGGATGTGTTTGTGGACTTTACCTGGGAAGAGTGGCAGCTGCTGGATCCCACTCAGAAGCACCTGTACAGGAGTGTGATGTTGGAGAACTACAGCAACCTGGTGTCCCTGG GGTATCAAGACAGCAAACCCGATATCATCTTCAAGTTGGAACAAGAAGAACTGTGGATGATGCAGGCCCAAATCCCAAGTCAAGGCCATCCAG AAAAAGTCGGGGAAATTGATGATCATACGGAATGGCATCAGGAAAATCAAGGCAAGCTGGAAAGTGTGGCAAAAGGCTATGAATGTCCTACATTTGGAAAACTATGTCTTCTTACTACAAATTATGTTTCTTCAAGACAAAAGCTTCATAAATATATCACACGTGGAATgagttttaaatataatatagatTTCAATAGTAATTATGCTGGAAAGAATTCTAAAGAGTTTCGTGCATATAGGGAATCATTCCACCATTCTAAACATGAGCAAACTGTTATTGGAATAAAATATGGTGAAAgtaatgaatgtggaaaaactgTCAACAAGAAGTCACAACTCATATGCCAACAAATGTATATAGGAGGAAAGCCTTTTGAATGCAGTTTTTGTGGGAAGACCTTCAGCAGTAAGTCATACCTTGCAGTGCATCAACGAACTCATGTAGAAGAGAAACCCTACAAATGTAAGGGATGTGGGAAAGACTTCAGCAGCAAGTCCTACCTCACTGTccatcagagaactcacacaggagagaaacttcatgaatgcagtgaatgtgggaaatccttcAGTTTCAATTCACAACTTGTTATACATCAGAGAATCCACACAGGTGAGAATCCCTATGAATGCTGCGAATGTGGAAAAGTATTCAGTAGGAAAGACCAGCTCGTTTCACACCAGAGAACTCATTCAGGACAGAAACCCTATGGTTGTAATGAATGTGGTAAGGCTTTTGGTTTGAAATCACAGCTCATTATACATCAAAGAattcatacaggagagaaaccctttGAATGTAGTGAATGTCAGAAGGCCTTTAATACAAAATCAAACCTTATGGTACATCAGAGAACCCATACAGGGGAGAAACCCTATGGTTGTagtgaatgtggaaaagcctttacTTTCAAGTCGCAGCTCATTGTACATCAGGGGGTTCACACAGGAGTAAAGCCCTATGGGTGCATtcagtgtgggaaagccttcagtttGAAGTCACAGCTCATTGTGCATCAGAGAAGTCACACAGGAATGAAACCTTACGTTTGCAGTGAATGTGGCAAAGCCTTCAGGAGCAAGTCATACCTCATTATACATATgagaactcacacaggagagaaactcCACGAATGCAGTgactgtgggaaagccttcagtttTAATTCACAGCTCATTATACATCAGAGAATCCACACAGGAGAGAGTCCATATGAATGCCATGattgtgggaaagccttcagtcgGAAATACCAGCTCATTTCACACCAGAGAACCCATGCTGgggagaagccctatgaatgCAGCGACTGTGGAAAAACTTTTGGTTTGAAGTCACAGCTCATTATACATCAAagaactcacacaggagagaaaccctttGAATGCAGTGACTGTAGCAAAGCCTTTAATACAAAGTCAAACCTTATTGTTCATCAGAGAACCCATACAGGGGAGAAACCCTATGGTTGTagtgaatgtggaaaagcctttacTTTCAAGTCGCAGCTCATTGTACATCAGGGAGCTCACACTGGGGTAAAACCCTATGGCTGTAAtcaatgtggaaaagcctttagtTTGAAGTCACAGCTCATTGTGCATCAGAGAAGTCACACCGGAGTGAAGCCCTATGGatgcagtgaatgtggaaaagccttcaggAGCAAGTCATACCTCATTATACATATgagaactcacacaggagagaaaccacaTGAATGCAATGAATGCGGGAAATCCTTCAGTTTCAATTCACAACTCATTgtacatcagagaattcacacaggagaAAATCCCTATGAATGCAGCGAGTGTGGAAAAGCCTTTAATAGGAAAGATCAGCTCATTTCTCATCAGAGAACTCATGCTGGAGAAAAACCTTATGGATGCAGTgactgtgggaaagcctttagtAGCAAGTCCTATCTCATTATACACATGAGAACTCATTCaggagagaaaccatatgaatgtaacaaatgtgggaaggccttcattTGGAAGTCACTACTCATTGTACATGAGCGAACTCATGCAGGGGAAAGCCCTTATAAATGTAGTCAATGTGAGAAATCCTTCAGTGGAAAATTACGGCTCATTGTACATCAGAGAATGCACACaagagagaaaccctatgaatgcaGTGAATGTGAGAAAGCTTTCATTAGAAAATCTCAGCTCATTGTACATCAGAGAACTCATTCAGGGGAGAAACCCTATGGATGCAATGAATGTGGAAAAACCTTCTCTCAGAAATCAATCCTCAGTGCACATCAGAGgactcacacaggagagaaaccctgtAAGTGCactgaatgtgggaaagccttttgTTGGAAGTCACAGCTCATTATGCATCAGAGAACTCATGCAGATGAAAAACGTCTTGATGAATTAAATGTAAGAAACTTTCTTCCAAAAGTCAATTCATAG
- the LOC118528647 gene encoding uncharacterized protein LOC118528647 isoform X2 → MMQAQIPSQGHPEKVGEIDDHTEWHQENQGKLESVAKGYECPTFGKLCLLTTNYVSSRQKLHKYITRGMSFKYNIDFNSNYAGKNSKEFRAYRESFHHSKHEQTVIGIKYGESNECGKTVNKKSQLICQQMYIGGKPFECSFCGKTFSSKSYLAVHQRTHVEEKPYKCKGCGKDFSSKSYLTVHQRTHTGEKLHECSECGKSFSFNSQLVIHQRIHTGENPYECCECGKVFSRKDQLVSHQRTHSGQKPYGCNECGKAFGLKSQLIIHQRIHTGEKPFECSECQKAFNTKSNLMVHQRTHTGEKPYGCSECGKAFTFKSQLIVHQGVHTGVKPYGCIQCGKAFSLKSQLIVHQRSHTGMKPYVCSECGKAFRSKSYLIIHMRTHTGEKLHECSDCGKAFSFNSQLIIHQRIHTGESPYECHDCGKAFSRKYQLISHQRTHAGEKPYECSDCGKTFGLKSQLIIHQRTHTGEKPFECSDCSKAFNTKSNLIVHQRTHTGEKPYGCSECGKAFTFKSQLIVHQGAHTGVKPYGCNQCGKAFSLKSQLIVHQRSHTGVKPYGCSECGKAFRSKSYLIIHMRTHTGEKPHECNECGKSFSFNSQLIVHQRIHTGENPYECSECGKAFNRKDQLISHQRTHAGEKPYGCSDCGKAFSSKSYLIIHMRTHSGEKPYECNKCGKAFIWKSLLIVHERTHAGESPYKCSQCEKSFSGKLRLIVHQRMHTREKPYECSECEKAFIRKSQLIVHQRTHSGEKPYGCNECGKTFSQKSILSAHQRTHTGEKPCKCTECGKAFCWKSQLIMHQRTHADEKRLDELNVRNFLPKVNS, encoded by the exons ATGATGCAGGCCCAAATCCCAAGTCAAGGCCATCCAG AAAAAGTCGGGGAAATTGATGATCATACGGAATGGCATCAGGAAAATCAAGGCAAGCTGGAAAGTGTGGCAAAAGGCTATGAATGTCCTACATTTGGAAAACTATGTCTTCTTACTACAAATTATGTTTCTTCAAGACAAAAGCTTCATAAATATATCACACGTGGAATgagttttaaatataatatagatTTCAATAGTAATTATGCTGGAAAGAATTCTAAAGAGTTTCGTGCATATAGGGAATCATTCCACCATTCTAAACATGAGCAAACTGTTATTGGAATAAAATATGGTGAAAgtaatgaatgtggaaaaactgTCAACAAGAAGTCACAACTCATATGCCAACAAATGTATATAGGAGGAAAGCCTTTTGAATGCAGTTTTTGTGGGAAGACCTTCAGCAGTAAGTCATACCTTGCAGTGCATCAACGAACTCATGTAGAAGAGAAACCCTACAAATGTAAGGGATGTGGGAAAGACTTCAGCAGCAAGTCCTACCTCACTGTccatcagagaactcacacaggagagaaacttcatgaatgcagtgaatgtgggaaatccttcAGTTTCAATTCACAACTTGTTATACATCAGAGAATCCACACAGGTGAGAATCCCTATGAATGCTGCGAATGTGGAAAAGTATTCAGTAGGAAAGACCAGCTCGTTTCACACCAGAGAACTCATTCAGGACAGAAACCCTATGGTTGTAATGAATGTGGTAAGGCTTTTGGTTTGAAATCACAGCTCATTATACATCAAAGAattcatacaggagagaaaccctttGAATGTAGTGAATGTCAGAAGGCCTTTAATACAAAATCAAACCTTATGGTACATCAGAGAACCCATACAGGGGAGAAACCCTATGGTTGTagtgaatgtggaaaagcctttacTTTCAAGTCGCAGCTCATTGTACATCAGGGGGTTCACACAGGAGTAAAGCCCTATGGGTGCATtcagtgtgggaaagccttcagtttGAAGTCACAGCTCATTGTGCATCAGAGAAGTCACACAGGAATGAAACCTTACGTTTGCAGTGAATGTGGCAAAGCCTTCAGGAGCAAGTCATACCTCATTATACATATgagaactcacacaggagagaaactcCACGAATGCAGTgactgtgggaaagccttcagtttTAATTCACAGCTCATTATACATCAGAGAATCCACACAGGAGAGAGTCCATATGAATGCCATGattgtgggaaagccttcagtcgGAAATACCAGCTCATTTCACACCAGAGAACCCATGCTGgggagaagccctatgaatgCAGCGACTGTGGAAAAACTTTTGGTTTGAAGTCACAGCTCATTATACATCAAagaactcacacaggagagaaaccctttGAATGCAGTGACTGTAGCAAAGCCTTTAATACAAAGTCAAACCTTATTGTTCATCAGAGAACCCATACAGGGGAGAAACCCTATGGTTGTagtgaatgtggaaaagcctttacTTTCAAGTCGCAGCTCATTGTACATCAGGGAGCTCACACTGGGGTAAAACCCTATGGCTGTAAtcaatgtggaaaagcctttagtTTGAAGTCACAGCTCATTGTGCATCAGAGAAGTCACACCGGAGTGAAGCCCTATGGatgcagtgaatgtggaaaagccttcaggAGCAAGTCATACCTCATTATACATATgagaactcacacaggagagaaaccacaTGAATGCAATGAATGCGGGAAATCCTTCAGTTTCAATTCACAACTCATTgtacatcagagaattcacacaggagaAAATCCCTATGAATGCAGCGAGTGTGGAAAAGCCTTTAATAGGAAAGATCAGCTCATTTCTCATCAGAGAACTCATGCTGGAGAAAAACCTTATGGATGCAGTgactgtgggaaagcctttagtAGCAAGTCCTATCTCATTATACACATGAGAACTCATTCaggagagaaaccatatgaatgtaacaaatgtgggaaggccttcattTGGAAGTCACTACTCATTGTACATGAGCGAACTCATGCAGGGGAAAGCCCTTATAAATGTAGTCAATGTGAGAAATCCTTCAGTGGAAAATTACGGCTCATTGTACATCAGAGAATGCACACaagagagaaaccctatgaatgcaGTGAATGTGAGAAAGCTTTCATTAGAAAATCTCAGCTCATTGTACATCAGAGAACTCATTCAGGGGAGAAACCCTATGGATGCAATGAATGTGGAAAAACCTTCTCTCAGAAATCAATCCTCAGTGCACATCAGAGgactcacacaggagagaaaccctgtAAGTGCactgaatgtgggaaagccttttgTTGGAAGTCACAGCTCATTATGCATCAGAGAACTCATGCAGATGAAAAACGTCTTGATGAATTAAATGTAAGAAACTTTCTTCCAAAAGTCAATTCATAG